Proteins encoded within one genomic window of Ovis aries strain OAR_USU_Benz2616 breed Rambouillet chromosome 1, ARS-UI_Ramb_v3.0, whole genome shotgun sequence:
- the CD58 gene encoding lymphocyte function-associated antigen 3 isoform X3: MSYFISCFSQDIYGAMNGNVTFYVSESQPFTEIMWKKGKDKVVEWDQTSGLEAFQSFKNRVHLDIVSGNLTITGLTKLDEDVYEIESPSVKKSSQFHLRVIEPPPTPSASCFLTEGGNITLTCSIPEGDPKELDDSDLIRYLWECPPTIQCHRGSISSEAFVSAESDLSQNVQCIVSNPLFRTSASVSLSTCLPEDYARHRYVLFAILPAVICGLLFLKCFLGRRSQRNSGP, encoded by the exons atTTCATCAGCTGTTTTTCCCAAGATATTTATGGAGCTATGAATGGGAATGTAACCTTTTACGTTTCAGAGTCTCAACCGTTTACAGAGATTATGTGGAAGAAGGGGAAGGATAAAGTTGTAGAATGGGATCAAACATCTGGACTCGAagcttttcagtcttttaaaaatagagttcaTTTAGACATTGTGTCAGGTAACCTCACCATCACCGGGTTAACAAAATTAGATGAAGATGTGTATGAAATTGAATCCCCAAGTGTTAAAAAGAGCTCCCAGTTCCACCTCAGAGTGATTG aaccTCCTCCAACACCGTCAGCATCTTGCTTCTTGACTGAGGGTGGAAATATTACTCTCACCTGCTCGATCCCGGAAGGTGACCCCAAAGAGCTCGATGATAGTGACCTAATACGGTATTTGTGGGAATGTCCGCCAACAATACAGTGTCACCGTGGCTCGATTTCATCTGAAGCCTTTGTCTCAGCGGAAAGTGATCTTTCACAGAATGTTCAGTGTATCGTTAGCAATCCATTGTTCAGAACATCAGCTTCCGTCTCTTTGTCAACCTGTTTGCCAGAGG attatgCAAGGCATAGGTATGTGCTTTTTGCCATACTGCCAGCAGTAATATGTGgcttgctgtttttaaaat GTTTTCTGGGACGTCGTAGCCAACGAAACTCAGGGCCCTAG
- the CD58 gene encoding lymphocyte function-associated antigen 3 isoform X2, translating into MAAGSAPGCALGALGLVCLFLKLDFISCFSQDIYGAMNGNVTFYVSESQPFTEIMWKKGKDKVVEWDQTSGLEAFQSFKNRVHLDIVSGNLTITGLTKLDEDVYEIESPSVKKSSQFHLRVIEPPPTPSASCFLTEGGNITLTCSIPEGDPKELDDSDLIRYLWECPPTIQCHRGSISSEAFVSAESDLSQNVQCIVSNPLFRTSASVSLSTCLPEDYARHRYVLFAILPAVICGLLFLKCFLGRRSQRNSGP; encoded by the exons atTTCATCAGCTGTTTTTCCCAAGATATTTATGGAGCTATGAATGGGAATGTAACCTTTTACGTTTCAGAGTCTCAACCGTTTACAGAGATTATGTGGAAGAAGGGGAAGGATAAAGTTGTAGAATGGGATCAAACATCTGGACTCGAagcttttcagtcttttaaaaatagagttcaTTTAGACATTGTGTCAGGTAACCTCACCATCACCGGGTTAACAAAATTAGATGAAGATGTGTATGAAATTGAATCCCCAAGTGTTAAAAAGAGCTCCCAGTTCCACCTCAGAGTGATTG aaccTCCTCCAACACCGTCAGCATCTTGCTTCTTGACTGAGGGTGGAAATATTACTCTCACCTGCTCGATCCCGGAAGGTGACCCCAAAGAGCTCGATGATAGTGACCTAATACGGTATTTGTGGGAATGTCCGCCAACAATACAGTGTCACCGTGGCTCGATTTCATCTGAAGCCTTTGTCTCAGCGGAAAGTGATCTTTCACAGAATGTTCAGTGTATCGTTAGCAATCCATTGTTCAGAACATCAGCTTCCGTCTCTTTGTCAACCTGTTTGCCAGAGG attatgCAAGGCATAGGTATGTGCTTTTTGCCATACTGCCAGCAGTAATATGTGgcttgctgtttttaaaat GTTTTCTGGGACGTCGTAGCCAACGAAACTCAGGGCCCTAG
- the CD58 gene encoding lymphocyte function-associated antigen 3 isoform X6, with translation MAAGSAPGCALGALGLVCLFLKLDFISCFSQDIYGAMNGNVTFYVSESQPFTEIMWKKGKDKVVEWDQTSGLEAFQSFKNRVHLDIVSGNLTITGLTKLDEDVYEIESPSVKKSSQFHLRVIEPPPTPSASCFLTEGGNITLTCSIPEGDPKELDDSDLIRYLWECPPTIQCHRGSISSEAFVSAESDLSQNVQCIVSNPLFRTSASVSLSTCLPEDYARHRFSGTS, from the exons atTTCATCAGCTGTTTTTCCCAAGATATTTATGGAGCTATGAATGGGAATGTAACCTTTTACGTTTCAGAGTCTCAACCGTTTACAGAGATTATGTGGAAGAAGGGGAAGGATAAAGTTGTAGAATGGGATCAAACATCTGGACTCGAagcttttcagtcttttaaaaatagagttcaTTTAGACATTGTGTCAGGTAACCTCACCATCACCGGGTTAACAAAATTAGATGAAGATGTGTATGAAATTGAATCCCCAAGTGTTAAAAAGAGCTCCCAGTTCCACCTCAGAGTGATTG aaccTCCTCCAACACCGTCAGCATCTTGCTTCTTGACTGAGGGTGGAAATATTACTCTCACCTGCTCGATCCCGGAAGGTGACCCCAAAGAGCTCGATGATAGTGACCTAATACGGTATTTGTGGGAATGTCCGCCAACAATACAGTGTCACCGTGGCTCGATTTCATCTGAAGCCTTTGTCTCAGCGGAAAGTGATCTTTCACAGAATGTTCAGTGTATCGTTAGCAATCCATTGTTCAGAACATCAGCTTCCGTCTCTTTGTCAACCTGTTTGCCAGAGG attatgCAAGGCATAG GTTTTCTGGGACGTCGTAG
- the CD58 gene encoding lymphocyte function-associated antigen 3 isoform X1 has protein sequence MAAGSAPGCALGALGLVCLFLKLDFISCFSQDIYGAMNGNVTFYVSESQPFTEIMWKKGKDKVVEWDQTSGLEAFQSFKNRVHLDIVSGNLTITGLTKLDEDVYEIESPSVKKSSQFHLRVIEPPPTPSASCFLTEGGNITLTCSIPEGDPKELDDSDLIRYLWECPPTIQCHRGSISSEAFVSAESDLSQNVQCIVSNPLFRTSASVSLSTCLPEDYARHRYVLFAILPAVICGLLFLKCMYTFFLKKKVFKWEWFFKARK, from the exons atTTCATCAGCTGTTTTTCCCAAGATATTTATGGAGCTATGAATGGGAATGTAACCTTTTACGTTTCAGAGTCTCAACCGTTTACAGAGATTATGTGGAAGAAGGGGAAGGATAAAGTTGTAGAATGGGATCAAACATCTGGACTCGAagcttttcagtcttttaaaaatagagttcaTTTAGACATTGTGTCAGGTAACCTCACCATCACCGGGTTAACAAAATTAGATGAAGATGTGTATGAAATTGAATCCCCAAGTGTTAAAAAGAGCTCCCAGTTCCACCTCAGAGTGATTG aaccTCCTCCAACACCGTCAGCATCTTGCTTCTTGACTGAGGGTGGAAATATTACTCTCACCTGCTCGATCCCGGAAGGTGACCCCAAAGAGCTCGATGATAGTGACCTAATACGGTATTTGTGGGAATGTCCGCCAACAATACAGTGTCACCGTGGCTCGATTTCATCTGAAGCCTTTGTCTCAGCGGAAAGTGATCTTTCACAGAATGTTCAGTGTATCGTTAGCAATCCATTGTTCAGAACATCAGCTTCCGTCTCTTTGTCAACCTGTTTGCCAGAGG attatgCAAGGCATAGGTATGTGCTTTTTGCCATACTGCCAGCAGTAATATGTGgcttgctgtttttaaaatgtatgtatacttttttccttaaaaaaaaagttttcaaatggGAATGGTTTTTCAAGGCCAGAAAATGA
- the CD58 gene encoding lymphocyte function-associated antigen 3 isoform X5 encodes MAAGSAPGCALGALGLVCLFLKLDFISCFSQDIYGAMNGNVTFYVSESQPFTEIMWKKGKDKVVEWDQTSGLEAFQSFKNRVHLDIVSGNLTITGLTKLDEDVYEIESPSVKKSSQFHLRVIEPPPTPSASCFLTEGGNITLTCSIPEGDPKELDDSDLIRYLWECPPTIQCHRGSISSEAFVSAESDLSQNVQCIVSNPLFRTSASVSLSTCLPEGCTAWKCSLCALH; translated from the exons atTTCATCAGCTGTTTTTCCCAAGATATTTATGGAGCTATGAATGGGAATGTAACCTTTTACGTTTCAGAGTCTCAACCGTTTACAGAGATTATGTGGAAGAAGGGGAAGGATAAAGTTGTAGAATGGGATCAAACATCTGGACTCGAagcttttcagtcttttaaaaatagagttcaTTTAGACATTGTGTCAGGTAACCTCACCATCACCGGGTTAACAAAATTAGATGAAGATGTGTATGAAATTGAATCCCCAAGTGTTAAAAAGAGCTCCCAGTTCCACCTCAGAGTGATTG aaccTCCTCCAACACCGTCAGCATCTTGCTTCTTGACTGAGGGTGGAAATATTACTCTCACCTGCTCGATCCCGGAAGGTGACCCCAAAGAGCTCGATGATAGTGACCTAATACGGTATTTGTGGGAATGTCCGCCAACAATACAGTGTCACCGTGGCTCGATTTCATCTGAAGCCTTTGTCTCAGCGGAAAGTGATCTTTCACAGAATGTTCAGTGTATCGTTAGCAATCCATTGTTCAGAACATCAGCTTCCGTCTCTTTGTCAACCTGTTTGCCAGAGG GGTGTACAGCGTGGAAATGCAGTTTGTGTGCTTTACActga